The proteins below come from a single Salvelinus fontinalis isolate EN_2023a chromosome 1, ASM2944872v1, whole genome shotgun sequence genomic window:
- the LOC129861055 gene encoding uncharacterized protein LOC129861055: MQLAGLNDWTPGDHQGPLGAPLNLPVAAGPRTRDTNGLLLEEPTTSPTPASYRPQPHTDPSLIQTPASHRPQPHTDPSLTQTPASHRPQPHTDPSLTQTPVSQRPQPHTDPSLTQTPASQRPQPHTDPSLAQTPVSQRPQPHTDPSLTETPASHRPQPHTDPSLTQTPASHRPQPHTDPSLTQTPVSQRPQPHTDPSLTQTPASQRPQPHTDPSLAQTPVSQRPQPHTDPSLTETPASHRPQPHTDPSLTQTPASRRHTGKDLRLLK; the protein is encoded by the exons ATGCAGCTGGCGGGGCTGAATGATTGGACCCCAGGAGATCACCAGGGTCCCCTGGGTGCCCCACTCAATCTGCCTGTGGCTGCCGGCCCCAGAACCAGAGACACCAATGGTCTGCTGTTGGAAGAACCCACCACCTCCCCA ACCCCAGCCTCATACAGACCCCAGCCTCACACAGACCCCAGCCTCATACAGACCCCAGCCTCACACAGACCTCAGCCTCACACAGACCCCAGCCTCACACAGACCCCAGCCTCACACAGACCCCAGCCTCACACAGACCCCAGCCTCACACAGACCCCAGTCTCACAGAGGCCCCAGCCTCACACAGACCCCAGCCTCACACAGACCCCAGCCTCACAGAGACCCCAGCCTCACACAGACCCCAGCCTCGCACAGACCCCAGTCTCACAGAGACCCCAGCCTCACACAGACCCCAGCCTCACAGAGACCCCGGCCTCACACAGACCCCAGCCTCACACAGACCCCAGCCTCACACAGACCCCAGCCTCACACAGACCCCAGCCTCACACAGACCCCAGCCTCACACAGACCCCAGTCTCACAGAGGCCCCAGCCTCACACAGACCCCAGCCTCACACAGACCCCAGCCTCACAGAGACCCCAGCCTCACACAGACCCCAGCCTCGCACAGACCCCAGTCTCACAGAGACCCCAGCCTCACACAGACCCCAGCCTCACAGAGACCCCGGCCTCACACAGACCCCAGCCTCACACAGACCCCAGCCTCACACAGACCCCAGCCTCACGGAGGCATACCGGCAAAGACCTCCGTCTCCTCAAATGA